A window from Triticum aestivum cultivar Chinese Spring chromosome 6D, IWGSC CS RefSeq v2.1, whole genome shotgun sequence encodes these proteins:
- the LOC123141106 gene encoding uncharacterized protein, with the protein MVRPASARSRSDLPRPGSHPDPGIRGAVINRACNGRSSAAARGRRALMREDAVGGQRSDVRSLRRVAMRFVVLSAMRSMVDGHNLGAPGYNESGCGGDGTDDAPAACGARVEAAHASGAPAGGSGIELLMARMGMAYVVRRSSPWARGRPLDGAVVRVSGDPSWVLELSRSRHSSHCLRPLASPAETTVL; encoded by the exons ATGGTTCGTCCTGCCTCTGCCCGGAGCCGGAGCGACTTGCCTCGCCCAGGCAGCCATCCTGATCCTGGGATTCGAGGAGCCGTCATTAATCGGGCGTGTAATGGTCGGAGCAGCGCTGCTGCTCGAGGTCGTCGTGCGTTAATGAGAGAGGATGCCGTTGGTGGCCAACGGTCCGATGTTCGTTCATTGCGTCGGGTCGCCATGCGGTTCGTCGTCCTATCAGCCATGCGGTCAATGGTTG ACGGCCACAACCTCGGCGCCCCGGGCTACAATGAAAGCGGCTGTGGCGGGGATGGGACGGACGATGCTCCTGCTGCGTGCGGAGCTCGCGTGGAGGCGGCTCATGCATCTGGTGCGCCTGCAGGAGGCAGCGGTATTGAACTCTTGATGGCGCGCATGGGCATGGCATATGTCGTGAGGCGAAGCAGCCCGTGGGCGCGAGGTCGCCCGCTCGATGGTGCCGTCGTGCGGGTTTCCGGGGATCCGTCTTGGGTGCTGGAGCTATCACGCAGCCGCCACTCCAGTCACTGCCTCCGGCCGCTTGCAAGTCCTGCGGAGACAACTGTTCTCTAG